In Oncorhynchus clarkii lewisi isolate Uvic-CL-2024 chromosome 16, UVic_Ocla_1.0, whole genome shotgun sequence, one genomic interval encodes:
- the LOC139367836 gene encoding sericin-1-like: protein MGDSGSAGQEGESGRAGQAGDSGSSWLTDGSGSSWLANGQAGGSGGSWLTDGSGGSWLAGGSGGTWLAEGSGGSWLAEGSGGSWLANGSGSSWLTDGSGSSWLTDGSGSSWLTDGSGVKGRLAALAAPG, encoded by the exons atgggagactccggcagcgccggacaggagggagaatcCGGccgcgccggacaggcgggagactccggcagctcctggctgactgacggctctggcagctcctggctggctaacg GGcaggctggcggctctggcggctcctggctgactgacggctctggtggctcctggctggctggcggctctggcggcaccTGGCTTGCTGAAGgatctggcggctcctggctggctgaaggctctggcggctcctggctggctaacggctctggcagctcctggctgactgacggctctggcagctcctggctgactgacggctctggcagctcctggctgactgacggctctggagTGAAGGGcaggctggcggctctggcggctcctggctga